One Porphyromonas pogonae genomic region harbors:
- a CDS encoding TonB-dependent receptor domain-containing protein — protein sequence MIKSKITLLLMLLPTFIYAQQATLRGRILSTNNVPVEAANVYISPKSQGAVSDSKGYYEIKNISAGNHTVVISKVGYKTTKQNIKLLPNQHKEYNFILSEQNIALDEVIISPSTILGSKHAVLSRTGSAYYVSPEEIAKFNYTDINRILAKVPGVNFYEEDGFGLRPNISLRGSSPGRSSKITIMEDGILAAPAPYASPAAYYFPTIGRMDAVEVLKGSSQIQYGPFTTGGAINMISARIPEKFHGRVDAGYGSYNTVRMRTTVGNTYKYFGYVVDYLKHSSDGFKQIDYADKKGFDRNDVVAKMRFNTDRSKDIVHKLDLKFQYSDELSDETYLGITEADFKVSPLRRYAASAKDRMKTDHKQYAATYSLDLKNQFHFNITAYANEFSRNWYKLDNITVKDKNNKDLKISLASVLADPNHNQEYIQLLRGEIDNEKGALSVKANSRKYTAKGVQMKADYHFYWGETFNDIEAGLRFHKDDEDRFQWTDRYDMKNSTMILTKKGIPGSSDNKITYANATSAYLLYKFRYKNVFVTPGVRYEHITIGQKDYGKKDPEREGGSLKERKNNIGGTIIPGIGVNYKFTQELSAFGGVHMGFAPPGSKEDTKPEKSVNYELGARYNTSRFYGEIVGYFNHYSNLLGSDLTASGGTGTLTQFNAGAANVSGLELLLNYELFSKKSEFSLPLSLSYTLTKTSFRNEFHSENWGEVKKGDEIPYIAKHQLNLGASFGYKCIMLAANARYSSGFRTQAGKGAISHEDIAGKTFVIDASAKYKLSKLVTLSLSANNLFNQTNIAARTPYGVRSGLPRSVMGGVSVNF from the coding sequence ATGATTAAATCAAAAATTACATTACTACTTATGCTTCTGCCCACATTTATTTATGCGCAGCAAGCTACCCTCAGAGGCCGTATCCTTTCTACGAATAACGTCCCCGTCGAAGCAGCCAATGTTTACATAAGCCCCAAGAGTCAAGGTGCGGTCAGTGACAGCAAGGGGTATTATGAAATAAAGAATATTTCTGCCGGAAATCATACCGTAGTGATCTCTAAGGTCGGCTATAAAACAACGAAACAAAATATTAAATTATTACCCAACCAGCACAAAGAATATAATTTTATTCTATCAGAGCAAAATATTGCACTTGATGAAGTCATTATTTCTCCTTCTACGATATTGGGCAGTAAGCATGCTGTCCTCAGCCGTACAGGATCGGCTTATTACGTATCGCCGGAAGAGATTGCAAAATTTAATTATACTGATATCAATCGTATATTGGCTAAAGTTCCCGGAGTAAACTTCTATGAAGAAGATGGGTTTGGCCTGAGACCTAATATTAGTTTGCGCGGATCATCACCGGGTAGGTCTTCCAAAATTACAATTATGGAGGACGGTATTTTAGCCGCTCCTGCTCCTTATGCTTCTCCGGCAGCTTATTACTTCCCCACAATAGGACGTATGGATGCAGTGGAAGTACTTAAAGGAAGTAGTCAGATCCAATACGGCCCATTTACCACTGGTGGAGCTATCAACATGATTTCTGCACGTATCCCTGAGAAATTTCACGGGAGGGTAGATGCCGGATATGGTTCTTATAATACTGTACGTATGCGCACTACGGTAGGTAATACTTACAAATATTTCGGATATGTGGTAGACTATTTGAAGCACTCATCTGATGGGTTCAAACAAATCGACTATGCTGATAAGAAAGGGTTTGACAGGAATGATGTTGTGGCCAAGATGAGATTCAATACGGATAGAAGTAAGGATATAGTACACAAATTGGATCTTAAGTTTCAATATTCTGATGAACTTTCTGATGAAACTTATTTGGGGATTACAGAAGCTGATTTTAAAGTTTCGCCATTGCGCCGTTATGCTGCATCTGCCAAAGATCGTATGAAAACAGATCACAAGCAATATGCTGCTACTTATAGCCTAGATCTGAAAAACCAATTCCATTTCAATATCACAGCTTACGCCAACGAGTTTTCTCGTAACTGGTACAAGCTTGACAATATTACCGTAAAAGACAAGAATAATAAGGATCTGAAAATCTCATTGGCATCAGTGCTGGCAGATCCCAATCATAATCAAGAATACATACAGCTACTCCGTGGCGAGATTGATAATGAAAAAGGAGCATTGTCTGTAAAAGCCAATAGCAGGAAGTATACAGCCAAAGGCGTACAGATGAAAGCTGACTATCATTTCTATTGGGGAGAGACGTTCAATGATATTGAAGCCGGACTTCGTTTCCACAAAGATGATGAAGATCGATTTCAATGGACTGATAGATATGATATGAAAAACAGTACCATGATATTGACCAAAAAAGGTATACCGGGCTCAAGTGATAACAAGATTACTTATGCCAATGCTACCTCGGCCTATTTGCTTTACAAATTCAGATATAAAAATGTTTTTGTTACCCCGGGTGTAAGATATGAGCATATTACCATAGGTCAAAAAGACTATGGTAAGAAGGATCCTGAGCGTGAAGGTGGAAGTCTCAAAGAAAGGAAAAACAATATTGGCGGTACCATCATACCGGGTATTGGGGTTAATTACAAGTTTACTCAAGAACTATCTGCTTTTGGTGGTGTACACATGGGATTTGCCCCTCCGGGAAGCAAAGAAGATACCAAACCAGAAAAGAGTGTCAATTACGAACTGGGAGCTCGCTATAATACATCACGTTTTTATGGTGAGATCGTAGGTTACTTCAATCATTACAGCAACCTTCTCGGTAGTGATCTCACTGCTTCAGGTGGTACAGGTACACTTACACAGTTCAATGCAGGTGCTGCCAACGTAAGCGGTTTGGAACTTCTACTCAACTATGAGTTGTTTTCCAAGAAATCAGAGTTTTCACTTCCTTTATCTTTGAGTTACACTCTTACAAAAACTTCATTTAGAAATGAATTTCACAGTGAAAACTGGGGCGAAGTGAAAAAAGGAGATGAGATTCCATACATTGCTAAGCATCAGTTGAACCTTGGGGCAAGCTTTGGTTATAAATGCATCATGCTTGCAGCCAATGCACGCTACAGCTCAGGATTTCGTACGCAAGCTGGCAAAGGAGCTATCTCTCACGAAGATATCGCAGGAAAAACTTTTGTAATAGATGCCAGTGCAAAATATAAACTAAGCAAACTGGTTACACTCAGTTTGTCAGCCAACAATCTATTCAATCAAACTAATATTGCAGCACGCACGCCTTATGGAGTTCGTTCAGGACTCCCCAGAAGTGTGATGGGCGGAGTTTCAGTCAATTTTTAA
- a CDS encoding FKBP-type peptidyl-prolyl cis-trans isomerase, with the protein MKKLTMALAGAALLLGAVSCNKSGSKKVEPKTEKDSLACAIGMMYGDQMAQTIQMSAEQGQKIDSMEFLRGFKEALKDSTRFSYYAGGLTAMNIGKQLRADSVDMDKFYEVFHAKILRDSLNKPMSDSVAQNFMNNYQSRKQKAEAMKTYGKNIEDGKKFIEKFRTEANVKTTPSGLSYIVLKEGTGATPKAEDKVKVKYVGTLIDGTEFDKNEEGIEFNVNGVIKGWTEMLMLMKEGEKVKVVIPQELAYGERGNYSIPPFSTLIFEVELVKVVK; encoded by the coding sequence ATGAAAAAGTTAACTATGGCTCTTGCCGGTGCGGCTTTGTTGCTTGGAGCTGTTTCTTGTAACAAAAGTGGTTCTAAGAAGGTAGAGCCTAAGACCGAAAAGGATAGCCTTGCTTGTGCTATCGGTATGATGTATGGAGACCAAATGGCTCAGACCATCCAGATGTCTGCAGAGCAGGGGCAGAAGATTGATTCTATGGAATTTCTCCGTGGTTTTAAAGAAGCGTTGAAAGACAGTACTCGCTTTTCTTACTATGCAGGTGGTCTTACTGCGATGAATATTGGCAAGCAATTGAGAGCTGATTCTGTGGATATGGACAAATTCTATGAAGTATTTCATGCCAAGATTCTCAGAGATTCATTGAACAAGCCTATGTCTGATAGCGTAGCTCAAAATTTCATGAACAACTACCAAAGTCGTAAGCAGAAAGCTGAAGCTATGAAAACTTATGGCAAGAATATCGAAGACGGTAAGAAGTTTATAGAAAAATTCCGCACAGAAGCAAATGTAAAAACTACTCCTAGCGGTCTTTCTTATATCGTCCTCAAAGAAGGTACAGGTGCTACTCCCAAAGCTGAAGATAAAGTAAAGGTAAAATATGTAGGTACTTTGATCGATGGTACTGAGTTCGATAAGAACGAAGAAGGTATCGAATTCAATGTAAATGGCGTAATCAAAGGCTGGACAGAGATGTTGATGTTGATGAAAGAAGGCGAAAAGGTAAAAGTTGTTATCCCTCAGGAACTCGCTTATGGCGAGCGTGGCAACTACTCTATACCTCCTTTCAGCACATTGATCTTTGAAGTTGAGTTGGTAAAAGTGGTGAAATAA
- a CDS encoding GNAT family N-acetyltransferase produces the protein MRPEIKFTTTSKDIKFTASIQGEEIGYATLEYGGDDKVVATHTVVRPDYRGGGIAAELIKAVVEHCRLHHLKLIPVCSYAVVALQRHPEWQDVLHHDAK, from the coding sequence ATGAGACCGGAAATTAAATTTACAACAACCTCTAAGGATATTAAATTTACTGCCAGTATCCAAGGAGAGGAAATCGGATATGCCACATTGGAATATGGCGGTGACGATAAAGTGGTTGCTACGCATACGGTGGTTAGACCTGATTATAGAGGTGGAGGCATTGCTGCTGAGCTTATAAAAGCTGTTGTCGAGCATTGCAGACTCCATCATCTCAAGCTCATTCCGGTGTGCTCTTATGCTGTAGTTGCTTTACAGAGGCACCCCGAGTGGCAGGATGTATTACATCATGACGCGAAATAA
- a CDS encoding FKBP-type peptidyl-prolyl cis-trans isomerase, with the protein MDKVSYALGLSIGNNFKSSGIDSIVSEDFVKGVQDVLHEREPDMTYDQAKEVINNFFMELQKKAMELNEQAGEEFLKINGLKKGVTTLPSGVQYEVVTMGTGNKPTLKDTVRCHYHGTLINGVVFDSSMDRGEPAEFPVSGVIAGWTEVLQMMPVGSKWKVTIPSKLAYGERGAGQMIQPNSTLIFIIELLDIV; encoded by the coding sequence ATGGATAAAGTTAGTTATGCATTAGGACTTAGTATCGGTAATAACTTCAAGTCGTCGGGCATCGACAGCATTGTATCGGAAGACTTTGTAAAAGGTGTACAAGATGTATTGCATGAAAGAGAACCTGATATGACTTACGATCAAGCTAAAGAAGTTATCAATAACTTCTTTATGGAGTTGCAAAAGAAAGCTATGGAGCTTAATGAGCAAGCCGGTGAAGAGTTCCTGAAAATAAACGGACTTAAAAAGGGCGTAACTACATTACCCAGTGGTGTACAATATGAAGTAGTCACTATGGGCACGGGTAATAAACCTACCCTAAAGGATACGGTACGTTGTCATTATCATGGTACTTTGATCAATGGAGTTGTTTTTGATAGTTCAATGGATCGCGGTGAACCTGCAGAATTTCCTGTAAGCGGAGTTATTGCCGGCTGGACGGAAGTATTGCAAATGATGCCTGTTGGTTCTAAATGGAAAGTTACAATTCCCAGTAAATTGGCTTACGGCGAAAGAGGTGCCGGACAGATGATCCAGCCTAACAGCACTCTTATTTTTATTATCGAACTTCTCGATATCGTATGA
- a CDS encoding FKBP-type peptidyl-prolyl cis-trans isomerase translates to MSLRKKACIPFVGLLLTIGYSCSTLRNIDSKVVQMGAMTTKSDSVSYAFGVANADAFKKSLKEVPGNPLNERIIAQAFQDVFAGTPKISSNVADSMLRAYFTKAAAQKNSEYAEKNKQALVDNSRKPDVAVTTSGLQYRVLKIGQGPNVTVQDTVKVHYIGKTIDGNEFDNSYKRNEPVKFSVLKVIPGWTEGLCLMNKGAKYEFYIPANLAYGERTLKEIPANSTLIFEVELLDVYKGKAKPETQAPGAKGVDSLSKASTPLQSNKVSDLKNKKK, encoded by the coding sequence ATGTCATTGAGAAAAAAAGCCTGCATTCCTTTTGTGGGTTTGCTATTGACAATCGGCTACTCTTGCTCTACGTTGAGAAATATCGATAGCAAAGTAGTACAGATGGGAGCAATGACCACCAAGTCGGACTCTGTATCATATGCCTTTGGTGTAGCCAATGCTGATGCTTTTAAAAAATCGTTGAAAGAAGTCCCCGGCAATCCTCTTAATGAACGTATCATTGCCCAGGCTTTTCAAGACGTTTTCGCCGGAACTCCCAAGATCAGCAGCAATGTGGCTGATTCGATGTTGAGAGCTTATTTCACAAAAGCTGCCGCCCAGAAAAATAGCGAATACGCCGAAAAGAATAAACAGGCCTTGGTTGATAATAGTCGTAAGCCTGATGTCGCCGTTACAACTAGCGGACTTCAGTATAGAGTATTGAAGATAGGGCAGGGGCCTAATGTGACAGTTCAAGACACCGTAAAAGTGCATTATATAGGTAAAACAATTGATGGCAATGAATTTGATAATTCATATAAGAGGAACGAACCGGTAAAGTTTTCTGTTTTGAAGGTAATACCGGGTTGGACCGAGGGGCTTTGTCTCATGAACAAAGGAGCCAAATATGAGTTTTATATTCCGGCCAACCTTGCCTATGGTGAGCGTACGCTAAAAGAGATCCCGGCCAATTCGACTTTAATCTTTGAAGTTGAGTTATTAGATGTGTATAAGGGAAAAGCAAAACCTGAAACACAGGCTCCGGGAGCTAAGGGTGTCGACTCCTTGAGTAAAGCTTCTACACCGTTACAAAGTAATAAGGTGTCGGATTTGAAAAATAAGAAGAAGTAA
- the rpsT gene encoding 30S ribosomal protein S20, translating into MANHKSSIKRIRQTNARRLHNRYYAKTTRNAVRNFRALTDRAQAEEMLPKVASMLDRLANKNIIHKNKAANLKSKLYKTLSKMA; encoded by the coding sequence ATGGCAAACCATAAGTCATCTATTAAAAGGATTCGTCAGACTAACGCTCGTCGTCTGCATAATCGCTATTATGCGAAGACCACTCGCAATGCGGTTAGAAATTTCCGTGCGCTGACAGACCGTGCTCAAGCTGAGGAAATGCTACCAAAGGTGGCTTCTATGCTTGACCGTTTGGCTAACAAAAACATTATCCACAAGAACAAAGCTGCAAACTTGAAATCAAAGTTGTACAAGACTTTGAGCAAGATGGCTTAA
- a CDS encoding DUF4293 domain-containing protein, with protein MWQRVQTLWLLLAGALMTLLLFFPIALFIDPTGTGYVLDAIGIHNSASGQIVQSTWALFVLDAIIVLLSFVTIFLYKKRVLQIRISIFNILVIIGYIIYAGIISYRFTQAIQGSFGIKFWLAIPIISIVSLYLAVRNIGADEALVRASNRLR; from the coding sequence ATGTGGCAGAGAGTTCAGACATTGTGGTTATTACTTGCCGGAGCTCTGATGACGCTCTTGCTGTTTTTTCCTATTGCTCTTTTTATTGACCCTACAGGTACCGGCTACGTGTTGGATGCAATAGGGATTCACAATAGTGCTAGTGGGCAGATTGTACAATCTACATGGGCACTTTTTGTACTTGATGCTATCATTGTACTTCTATCTTTTGTCACCATATTTCTATACAAGAAAAGGGTGTTACAAATAAGAATAAGTATATTCAACATCTTGGTTATAATAGGTTATATTATTTATGCGGGCATTATTTCATATCGTTTTACTCAAGCCATACAAGGCTCCTTCGGTATCAAATTTTGGCTGGCCATTCCTATTATTAGTATTGTAAGCTTATATTTGGCAGTAAGAAATATAGGAGCTGATGAAGCGCTTGTAAGAGCTTCCAATAGACTTCGCTAA
- a CDS encoding DNA-directed RNA polymerase subunit omega yields the protein MDYKKINAPQDTVTRDMVRLSEDTENVYETVMIIAKRANQLSQEMKHDLERKLQEFSSYSDSLEEVFENREQIEISRFYEKLPKPTLIAAKEYEEGMLYYSMPGKAKKI from the coding sequence ATGGATTACAAGAAAATCAATGCTCCCCAAGACACGGTAACCCGTGATATGGTCAGACTAAGTGAAGATACTGAGAATGTATATGAAACTGTAATGATCATTGCTAAGAGAGCAAATCAACTTAGCCAGGAGATGAAGCACGATCTAGAACGCAAGTTGCAGGAGTTCTCATCTTATAGCGATAGTTTGGAAGAAGTCTTTGAAAACCGTGAACAGATCGAAATCTCACGTTTTTATGAAAAGCTTCCCAAGCCTACACTGATCGCTGCAAAAGAATATGAGGAGGGTATGCTTTATTATAGCATGCCGGGAAAAGCTAAAAAGATCTAA
- a CDS encoding DNA alkylation repair protein, which yields MTRNKSNEIVESIRLNADERQAQILLRFFKSDKGQYGEGDVFLGVKVPVIRKLVAQHGVRDLDVLDRLLREPYHEVRTFAIISLCQAYAKASDDNGRKMYYDFYMSHTPYINNWDLVDISCCRIVGDWLLRDQSLAMRELDRLASSTDLWEQRIAIVSTQAFIRQRIFDHTIRICTALLYHPHDLIRKAIGWTLREMGKKDIQLLYDFLDSYAGTMPRVTLRYAIEKMPADQRKYYMQFKSSYLVKDIDG from the coding sequence ATGACGCGAAATAAGAGTAATGAGATTGTCGAGTCTATTCGACTAAATGCAGATGAGCGGCAGGCTCAAATCTTACTGCGTTTTTTTAAGTCCGATAAAGGCCAGTATGGCGAGGGTGATGTATTTTTGGGAGTAAAAGTACCGGTGATACGTAAGCTCGTTGCTCAACATGGAGTTCGTGACTTGGATGTGCTGGACAGGTTGTTGAGAGAGCCATACCATGAAGTGCGCACTTTTGCTATCATATCATTATGTCAGGCCTATGCCAAGGCTTCGGATGATAACGGACGTAAAATGTATTACGATTTTTACATGTCACATACTCCTTATATCAACAATTGGGATCTTGTAGATATAAGCTGTTGTAGGATAGTTGGCGATTGGTTGCTTCGTGATCAGAGCCTTGCAATGAGGGAGTTGGATCGGTTGGCCTCTTCTACTGATCTATGGGAGCAACGTATTGCTATCGTAAGTACACAAGCATTTATTCGACAGCGCATCTTCGATCATACTATTCGTATCTGCACAGCTCTTTTGTATCATCCACACGATCTTATCCGTAAGGCTATAGGATGGACACTGAGGGAGATGGGCAAGAAGGATATACAGTTGCTTTACGATTTTCTTGATTCTTATGCAGGCACCATGCCCCGTGTTACTCTGCGTTATGCCATAGAAAAGATGCCTGCTGATCAGCGAAAATATTATATGCAGTTCAAAAGCTCTTATCTTGTCAAGGATATCGATGGGTGA
- a CDS encoding lysophospholipid acyltransferase family protein: MLRVLYLIYFWLIVFPVFFVLTMLCALVTFIGCTLGGSKWFSFYPGMVWSRAALWLTLCPIEIRGKENLKDKKGPYVVVANHQGAFDIFMMYGYLGIRFKWVMKEGIKKIPFVGVACKAAGFIFVDGHKRSSINNTMIAAKRVLAENTSIFIFPEGSRTKTGRMIRFKKGAFVMANELQVPIVPISIDGSFNVLPIGKISPRPHKLILTIHPQIRMEEMGIYPMNIQYTAREAQARIASVLLNEQECNETGN; encoded by the coding sequence ATGTTAAGAGTATTGTATCTGATATATTTTTGGCTTATTGTCTTTCCTGTTTTTTTTGTGCTTACTATGCTTTGTGCTTTGGTGACTTTTATAGGTTGCACCCTGGGCGGAAGTAAGTGGTTTAGTTTTTATCCGGGGATGGTGTGGTCCAGAGCTGCACTATGGCTCACGCTTTGTCCCATAGAAATCCGTGGTAAGGAAAATCTAAAGGATAAAAAAGGACCTTATGTTGTTGTTGCTAATCATCAAGGTGCATTTGACATATTCATGATGTATGGATATCTTGGTATACGGTTCAAGTGGGTCATGAAAGAAGGCATCAAAAAGATACCTTTCGTGGGAGTTGCCTGTAAAGCAGCAGGATTTATATTTGTCGATGGCCATAAGAGATCATCTATCAACAATACAATGATAGCAGCCAAAAGAGTGCTTGCAGAAAACACTTCTATTTTTATATTTCCCGAGGGGAGTCGCACTAAGACGGGACGTATGATTAGGTTCAAGAAAGGAGCATTTGTTATGGCTAATGAACTTCAGGTGCCTATTGTACCCATTTCTATCGACGGTTCTTTTAATGTATTACCTATTGGGAAGATATCACCTCGTCCTCATAAGCTTATTCTCACCATACATCCTCAAATCCGTATGGAGGAGATGGGGATATATCCCATGAATATACAATATACTGCACGTGAGGCCCAGGCTCGTATAGCTTCAGTATTGCTAAATGAACAAGAATGTAATGAGACCGGAAATTAA
- a CDS encoding DUF2721 domain-containing protein, producing the protein MEQLTLTTPSLLFSAISLILLAYTNRFLSYAQLVRNLQSEHENNPNAKETSLLQIKNLFKRLQLVRAMQLLGIGSLLFCVAAMLFIYIHWDTLADWTFGSGMILLALSLCVCIWEIQISVEALSINLESLRKGRSLK; encoded by the coding sequence ATGGAACAATTGACACTTACTACCCCATCACTTCTTTTTTCAGCAATATCACTTATCCTGCTGGCATATACCAATCGTTTCCTTTCGTACGCCCAGCTTGTAAGAAATCTGCAATCGGAACATGAAAACAACCCCAATGCCAAAGAAACTTCTTTGCTCCAGATCAAAAACCTTTTCAAAAGATTACAATTGGTAAGAGCAATGCAGCTATTGGGTATCGGCAGTCTTCTCTTTTGCGTAGCAGCTATGCTTTTTATCTATATTCACTGGGATACACTTGCCGACTGGACTTTTGGTTCGGGTATGATATTATTGGCTCTTTCATTGTGTGTGTGCATATGGGAAATACAGATTTCCGTAGAAGCGCTGAGTATCAACCTGGAAAGCCTGAGAAAAGGACGCTCGTTAAAGTAA
- a CDS encoding outer membrane protein assembly factor BamD — translation MRLKHILIFCMVPMLLGSCGEYAQLQKSGDIGEKYSYAKKCYNEKKYSRAATLLEEVVPVYSNSSEGAPSLFLLADSYYNMNREADASLTFQQFYKTYPKNAQAEEALYKAGEGLYKVSPDPRLDQTATYDAIKELNSYLENYPTGKYAKEVTNMLYEMQDKLAYKEYLAAKLYYNLGPYMGNNYRSCVVTAKQAIEDYPYSKYKDDLVFIMLKAKYQEALYSRQDKMQERYRDVVDQYYTYINGFPKGKYVKEAQKLYDDTKKRIVKVD, via the coding sequence ATGAGATTAAAACATATCTTAATTTTCTGCATGGTTCCTATGTTATTAGGTTCATGTGGAGAATATGCCCAATTGCAAAAGTCAGGGGATATTGGCGAAAAATATTCTTACGCCAAGAAGTGCTATAATGAGAAGAAATATTCTCGCGCTGCCACTTTGTTGGAAGAAGTAGTGCCGGTATATAGCAACTCCTCGGAGGGGGCTCCATCCTTATTCCTTCTTGCAGACTCATATTATAATATGAATAGAGAAGCTGATGCTTCACTTACTTTTCAGCAGTTTTACAAAACCTATCCCAAAAACGCACAAGCAGAGGAAGCTTTGTACAAGGCTGGTGAGGGGTTATATAAAGTATCTCCCGATCCTCGTCTTGACCAGACAGCGACTTATGATGCTATCAAAGAGTTGAACTCATATCTTGAAAACTATCCTACAGGCAAATATGCCAAGGAAGTTACCAATATGCTTTACGAAATGCAAGACAAACTTGCATACAAGGAATATTTGGCTGCAAAGTTATATTACAACTTAGGCCCTTATATGGGTAATAATTATCGCTCGTGTGTGGTGACGGCCAAGCAAGCTATTGAAGATTACCCTTATTCAAAATATAAGGATGATTTGGTATTTATTATGCTCAAAGCCAAATATCAAGAAGCTCTCTATAGCCGTCAAGATAAAATGCAGGAAAGATATCGTGATGTAGTAGACCAATACTACACATATATCAATGGTTTCCCCAAGGGTAAGTACGTCAAAGAAGCCCAAAAGCTTTATGATGACACTAAGAAAAGAATTGTAAAAGTAGATTAA